The sequence tgaagagagatcagttctagtggagaccagttcaagtgaagatcagtcaagtgggtctacttgtgaaggtcgggaaagggttcggatcgcagaagtcgggtttggggtcaaggccacagtcaaccaaaaactgtgagttatatcaattgattgctgagttgtttttatgcagggtcccgttacttggaagttggatcatggcaggaggccaggtctaactgagtaacggtttgactagttaataattgaggttatgttgattaagttgatagcatgcttagttattgcttgagaaccgtagtagcatgctaatggttaagttgattggttagttagcgaatgcttagatgatatcgctaagttgtggatagttaggtattctggaatgagtctttatgctagattctaaaatatgattgattgtgTTAATTTGCGATTAATACTaggaaccttgtgttattttaccGGGTATAgtattaatcatatattttccatatagcatttgtgtaatccacaatgctaggcatgtttGAGGTAGATGTGTTGATTTTGGGGTGACTATTACTAGGAACCTTGTGTTAtattaccgggtttagtattagtcgtatattggccgatagcatttgtttaacccacaatgctaggcatattggggtgagttagtgttccttcagacctcgtacccggcgggttcaaggaaaccccttattcgctggatcgggaagactcagatagacggggtcatggcctatggctgagtgattacacgacggtgtaatgtggcagtgacccgaaggactgtgggctgtcgcgcggtgaccagaaggacagtgggccgcggtcggttgaaagttccttcttctggcctttgtggtaggaagataggatattgccgatagtgaaggaggaacataacgtcaccagggcccgagtttgatatatatattatatcttgttttgggttgttaaaccctggttgaaatcgagtttgagtttggtgatgagCTATTAATTTGCATAATGATATTTATCTTGATATCTTTTATTGCTACGTATTTCAgatattgcttattgttattgaattgtgttgttaggtgaacctctcgctttagattttttggggtgggatagcgaggggttgtatttgttagttggggattgtaactcgctgagtaatgctagattactcactcctcactcgttgttgttttcagctGACCAGTAGTGAGCTTGTAGAAggcgcgggaggctaggctggctggtgtagatttgcatctttttgcttaagacgctttcagactataagtatgtactttcgctttcttggcatgccaccacttgtataatattttatgtattgtaaaccagatattatataaaataaataaagcgaatgttttgtgcaaatgccttgttgttctgatattagcttgtccgagctaacacaacgtcatattagagtacgggttgagaagccttaggctttggtctgacgggacgtgttagtgggtggcctggcctagttacaaattgcaccttttgtaactttggctggattgcccATTAACCCATCTTGTAGCGCTCCTGAaccttggtagacggtcgggccgtcggtcatgttcttgtttgattgttggccggtggtttgacctatgcctagaacggtttgggggtgttacagaggtggtatcagagcatggtttcgtccatgcgtgACACAAGTGCTTTTTAACGGTTTAATCGAGTCAAAGGAGTCGCAAAAAGATGATTAGGAAACCAGCCGCTTTCCCGTGGTAGGAATGTGACTTACCCTTTTGATTGTGTGCAGATGGCTAATCGTGGGACATGTTATGATGGACGAGGTCGGATATGGGGAGAGGCTATGGATTGGACAGGCGGAGGATTGGGTTACAGATCAGATCAGGATAATGAAAATGGCATTAGTGAGATGTTTGGACACGATAGGAGCCCTCTGCAGAGAACAAGATCTTTTCCTGTTTACGGTAACAGGACTAGAGTGAGGGATGACATTTGGCGAGTATTGGCCCAAGTCATAATTGGGACCAAAGACATCAACATGATCAATCCGTTCAATCAAACCCAAGGCCAGATCAGAACCATGCCACCGAAAGACCACAAGATCATGGAACCGAAAACACCCTTAAGCTTTTACATGACGTGATGACCGAGGCACTTGGTAACCAAGGCAGGCGTATTCAACCCCCTGAAGTTTCCAAGCTATTATCTACCATGAAGAACATTGGATCCTACAAGTTCAAAGGAGGATCCGATCCTATTTAGGCCGACAAGTGGATTACTATGATGGAGAAGAATTTTGAAGCCATGGTATGCCCGGAGGAGTACAAGAAGAAGATCGCTGTGTACTACTTGGAAGGTGACGCCACAGGATGGTGGGACAGCATAGACAGGCAGCGTGGACACACCATCACATCATGGGAGTCGTTCAAGATGGAGTTTGAGAGGAAATTACTTTCTTCCAGAAGCGAAGCATCAGTTAGAGCGCCAGTTCATGAATCTTGTTCAAGGAGATAGGCCCGTAAGGAGTTATGAGTCAGAGTTCACAAGGTTGAGGCGACATGTCTTTGATGGACGTGAAGATGAAGCAACTATGATCCGTAACTTTATGTACGGATTGAAGCCGGAGCTTGGAAGTCGTTTAGCTGGAAGTAACTTTAGCAGCTTATCAGAGTTGGTGGAAAAGGCTGTTAATGTTGAGACTGTAATGGAGGCTGAAAGGAAGACCATACAACATTCTGGTGGACACACCAAGTTTAGCCAAGGAGAAAGGCCGAATTTCAACAAGGGTCCAAGATCTCACAAAGGCAAAGGGCGAGGATTTGGAGGCCAAGCCAACAATCGTGGTAACACTGGGGTATGTTACACATGTGATCAGCCGGGACATAtttcaaggttttgtcccaaaaaCCAGCGGAATAACCAACGGAGTAACCAGCAGGGTTATTCATTGATAAGGATGGAAGAtgttacttgtttctcttgcggtatgaagggccattatgcatcgtcatgtccaaacaagccaatcccTGCGACCCGTCTCGCAATCCGAGCTCCTCCTAGCCGTCCAGCTATTGAGCCAGcaccaaagaagcaaaacctaggaggtagagtttatgccttaggtgtagaaaacccagacaacgcaggaccgtcaagcggtcccatcacagctattgtgggtgcttaacctcctgtttttattgaatggaaatttagttgctgaaatctagttagtatgctggttaggtatagattgcttgatcgctaggttgcgcgtttagaaatttaggatgatgattgatggttgtgagaattttgattagtttttgtgattgagatattgttgattgggttactgtggcaggaaccatacatgttgctggtaaacccacatagttttgtgaaaagagtataccttctggagagtgcatcagccacaatgttttctttaccttgtttatagtgaatcacataaggaaaggtttccAAGAACTCTACCCATCTGGCGTGTCTCTTGTTGAGCTTGTGCTGTCCCTTCAGGTGTTTCAaggactcatgatcagtgtgtataacaaactcctttggccagagatagtgctgccaagtTTGGAGTGCTCTAATCAAAGCAtagagttccttgtcataagtTGGGTAGTTCAGCATGGCTCCActtagtttctcactgaaatatgctatgggtctcttctcctgcatcagCACAGCTCCAATACctacaccagaagcatcacattcaatttcaaaggtCTTAGTAAAATCTGGAAGAACTAGCAAAGGAGCATTAGTCAACTTTCCTTTTCAGGTTTTGAAAAGCCTCCTCTTGCGCCTTCTCCCACTTGAAACCCACATCCTTCTTGATGACTTCAGTGAGTGGTGCAGCTATGGTGCTAAAATCCTTCACAAATCTTCTATaaaagccggcaagaccatggAAACTTCTCACCTCGCTCACACTCTTAGGGCTAGGCCAGTCTCGGATAGCTTTAACCTTTTCCTCATCCACTCTGATTACCTGTGCTGTTAcaacaaatcctagaaaaaCAAGGTGATCTTTTCCAAAAGTGCATTTCTTAAAGTTAGCAAACAAGGATTCTTTCCTAAGCACTTCTAACACAGATTTCAAGTGATGCACATGCTCAGCCATACTCTTGCTGTAGAtcaaaatatcatcaaaataaacTACAACAAAGTGTCCTATAAAAGACCTCAAGACATGGTTCATCAACCTCATGAAAGTGCTAGGggcattggtaagaccaaatggcataacaagccactcatacagaccatgtttagttttaaaggctgttttccattcatccccttctttcatcctaatctgatgatatccactttttaAATCTACCTTAGAGAACACACAAGAACCATGTAgctcatccaacatatcatcaagtctaggaatagggtgtctgtactttacagtgatattgttgatggctctgcaatctacacacatgcgccagcttcgatccttcttaggcacaaggagcactggtactgcacaagggctcatgctctctcggatatgtCCTTTCTCAATGAGCTCATCTACTTGCTTCTGtagctcttttgtttcttcaggGTTGGTTCTATAGGCAGGGCGGTTTGGGAGAGAAGCTCCAGGGACCAAGTCTATTTGGTGTTCAATCCCACGCATGGGAGGAAGTCCTGTTGGGCTCTCGTCTGGAAAGACATCACCATAATCCTGCAAAAGAAACTCAAGTTCACTCGGTAGAACCGGTGCAGGGTCAGAAGAAGACATTAGTGCacctttaaaaacaaataaaagcatAGATTGTTGAAGACACAAAGCTTTCTTGATCTCACTACTCTTGGCTAAGAGTTTAGTCTCCTTTTTTTGCTTGTCAGCTGGTTTCTCTTTAGCTTCTTGTCGCCTAAGTTTTAGTTGAAGTTGATCCTCATGTACCTCTTGTGGAGACAAAGGTGCCAGTACAATCTTCTTGTCTCTGTGGGTGAAGGAATGCCAGTTAGTGAACCCATCGTGAATGACTCTTCTATCATACTGCCAAGGCCTTCCCAACAAGATATGGCTAGAGTCCATGGGCAGAACATCACACACGATCTCATCTTGGTATCTTCCAATGGTTATAGGAACCATTACTTGATCAGTGACCTTCAGCTCGCCCTCCTCATTCAACCATTGTAGAAGGTATGGCCTAGGATGCTTCCCTGTTTTCAATCCAAGCTTTTCTACAAGAGCTTCACTAGCAACATTAGTACAGCTTCCTCCATCTATAATCAAACTGCATACTTTTTCATAAACTATGCAACGAGTATGAAAAAGATTCTCCCTTTGATTATCTTCATCTAGCTTGGATTGTACTGCCAATGATCTCCTTGTGACAAGTAGTTCTCCACGAACTGGATAGTCTatggcttcctcttcttcttcggaTATCACCTCACCACTGTCCAAGAGGATCATTGCTttcttgttggtgcactcattggCATAGTGCCCAAAACCatgacatttgaagcacttcACATCCCTGGATCTAGCAGCTGGTGCCTTTCCCTTGTCCTCATGCTCTTCCTTGGGTTTCACAAAAGACTTGTCATCTTTGGTAGTAGGCGCTTTGTAGTTGTTGCCATAGGATCCTTTGGTTGAGGACTTTCTCTTCAGTTGCTGCTCAATGAGGATTGCTTTGTGAAGCAATTCATAGATGTCCTCATACTCCTGCATCTCCAAGCGGTCCTGGATGTCTCTGTTAAGCCCAGCCTGAAATCGAGCCATAGTAGCTTCAGAAGCTTCTTCAACAGCCGCTTTGATCATGAGTATTTCCATCTCTTGATAGTAATCCTCCACGCCTTTggttccttgggtaagtctcCTCAGATTTTGATGAATCTCTCTACCATAGTGGTTTGGAACAAACCGCTTCTTCATGAGTGTCTTGAGCTCAAACCATGAAGCAACTGGCGGCTCTCCAGTCCTTCTCCTAGTAGTAACAATCTGATCCCACCAATGCAAAGCATACCCACTAAATTCTGTCACAGCAAGCTTCACCTTCTTTGTTTCTGAGTAGTGCTGGCAATCAAACACTCGCTCAATCTTCGTTTCCCATTCAAGATAAGCATCTGGATTGCTGGTTCCACTGAAGACTGGTATTCGAAGTTTGAGACTCCCAAGGTTATCATCTGGTCTGTTCCTTGCTGCATGGCGTGTAGGGGATCTTGCTTGGGAGGCTGCACGTCCTGTTCTCACTGATCTTGCTGATCCCACGGACCGTTCTCCATCAGTACTACGGCCAGAAGAAGTATCTTCATTCTCAGATTCGTCTCCTACTGCAGGTCGCTTGCCTCTCCTCTTTTCCCTAGCTGCTCTCCTAACCTGTGAAGTTGTGCCAAAGACAGGGTTAGTAGAACGAGTAGCTCCAACAAATTCAAGTTTTTTATCCATCTCTTTCATGAGAGTAGCCATGATAGCTTCTAGTTTCCTGTTAAGACTTCAACAAGAAAGGTAAGTACACAATAGATATAGCCGAAGCCTCACTTAGTGTttctctcaagtgtttctctcaatgATTTCTCAAGTGATTTTCTCAGTGATTCCAAGAGTTCAATGATCAGACAAACAAACTCAAAGCCAGAGAAGTAAAAAATCCCAAAAACCCAAAGAAATAGATAGACAGATTTAAGAAATTTTGGTTTGCAAGGAGCTTTACCACCAGAgactggatttctcttcagtctggctggatttctcctcagccctAGTCGGATTTCTCCTCGACTTTCTTAGATACttagatctctttttttttttttttttatactggtTGGCCCCCTTCCAGATACAACAGATAGAaagtaaagagaaaaagaaaactgcAGAGAGTTGCAGAGAATCAGGAAAGGAAATTAGGTTCCcaaaacagagagagaagaaTTGAATCGACAAACCCCTTTGATTAGAAGCCCTCaagctgctctgataccacttaatagCTTCCTGGCCAAGGAAGAACCCTAGGATGCTCTTGAGGGGCGATCTGGTATTGATTTGGTGGTGATGGATCAGGTTACTAACACTGATGGAAAGATGATCGATTGATGAGTTGATAGAAAAGGGGATTGGTGATCGATGGTAGAGATGGTTTCAGTGATGATCTGCGGAATGATCAGGCACTGATTGGGATGatcttagtccgtgagaggcagccccactagtgaacaagatcaaGGCTTAAGGAAGATCACTCTTCTAGCCAAATTCGATGTCCAAAAACTGAACAAAGGAATCACAAGTTTAGAGAGAATTTTGATAACAAAAGTGATTGATTTTATTCAGATCTTGCAGAGAGTTTAAGTAGAAAGAAAGGAATGCAAAGAGTCACCAAGGACTTGTAGTTTTCGAAAATATCTTAAGTAAAAACTAGGTAGTGTTGAAGATTGAACAATTGAATATCTTCAAGGCTTCTTTGACTTGGTTTTCTTCAGATGTCGAGATTGGTTTAGTGTAAACCAATCCGAGAATTGCCTCCTTCAATTGTCTTGTCTTTGATCTGGTTATTGGCCCATTGGAGAAAGAGAATGGGTCTCGTGCTGAGTTAAATCCAATTGAACTCCCATCCAGCTCCTTGTATCCA is a genomic window of Brassica rapa cultivar Chiifu-401-42 unplaced genomic scaffold, CAAS_Brap_v3.01 Scaffold0981, whole genome shotgun sequence containing:
- the LOC117131479 gene encoding uncharacterized protein LOC117131479, with the protein product MATLMKEMDKKLEFVGATRSTNPVFGTTSQVRRAAREKRRGKRPAVGDESENEDTSSGRSTDGERSVGSARSVRTGRAASQARSPTRHAARNRPDDNLGSLKLRIPVFSGTSNPDAYLEWETKIERVFDCQHYSETKKVKLAVTEFSGYALHWWDQIVTTRRRTGEPPVASWFELKTLMKKRFVPNHYGREIHQNLRRLTQGTKGVEDYYQEMEILMIKAAVEEASEATMARFQAGLNRDIQDRLEMQEYEDIYELLHKAILIEQQLKRKSSTKGSYGNNYKAPTTKDDKSFVKPKEEHEDKGKAPAARSRDVKCFKCHGFGHYANECTNKKAMILLDSGEVISEEEEEAIDYPVRGELLVTRRSLAVQSKLDEDNQRENLFHTRCIVYEKVCSLIIDGGSCTNVASEALVEKLGLKTGKHPRPYLLQWLNEEGELKVTDQVMVPITIGRYQDEIVCDVLPMDSSHILLGRPWQYDRRVIHDGFTNWHSFTHRDKKIVLAPLSPQEVHEDQLQLKLRRQEAKEKPADKQKKETKLLAKSSEIKKALCLQQSMLLFVFKGALMSSSDPAPVLPSELEFLLQDYGDVFPDESPTGLPPMRGIEHQIDLVPGASLPNRPAYRTNPEETKELQNKSMAEHVHHLKSVLEVLRKESLFANFKKCTFGKDHLVFLGFVVTAQVIRVDEEKVKAIRDWPSPKSVSEVRSFHGLAGFYRRFVKDFSTIAAPLTEVIKKDVGFKWEKAQEEAFQNLKRKVD